The Dermochelys coriacea isolate rDerCor1 chromosome 13, rDerCor1.pri.v4, whole genome shotgun sequence genome includes the window GCCTTTCTGATTAGCATGACATGGTTTGGGGCAGCTAGTGGGGGAGAGACCCCAGCCCTCActtccctctgcttcccttgcagAAGGGAGAGGATGACTATGCCAACATCGACGCCATCGTGGTCTCGGTGGGGGTGGACGAGGAGATTGTCTATGCCAAGTCCACTGCCCTGCAGGTCAGTAGGAGGGAAATCTGTGGAGgatgctgctggagctgggaacGAGGAAAGCGCTGAGTAGAGGGGAGGTTGGGGTAGCActcgtgggggttgggggagtcTCTGATAGGGAGTCATGGGAGGGAGTGACTCCTTTCCCTCATGGTTCCCCTTCCTGCAGACGTGGCTCTTTGGCTATGAGCTCACTGACACCATCATGGTTTTCTGCGAGGACAAGATCCTGTTCATGGCCAGCAAGAAGAAGGTGGAGTTCCTGAAGCAGATCGCCAACAGCAAGGGCAGCGAGAATGCCAATGGCGTGCCGGCCATCACGCTGCTCGTGCGGGAGAAGGCGAGTGTGTTGGGTGCTGCCTGGCGGTTGTGGGGCACTGCACAGTGGGGTGTCCATACCAGGATGGGGTGGTGCATGCTAAGGGGTGGAGAGTTATGGAATGAAGATTTACACCCCAGGCTGGGGGAACGTTGAGGGTGTTGTGCTGCACCCATTGAGAGTTGCAGGAAGGTTGAGCCTGTGGGAGTCAGGGGTGGTTGAAGGTTGTGCACACTGGGCTGGGAGGAGGTTGAAGTTGCTGTTTATGGGGCAGTTGAGGAACGTCAATGGTGTGGTGGGCTGGGCTGAAGGGAGAGATGATGAGGGCCTTGCGCTCATGGCTTGCTTGGGGAGGCAGGGTGAAGGGCTGGGGGTAGCCACCAGGGACTCTGGTGGTGCAACCTACCTCCTCCCTAATGCCACTCCCCCGTTTTGGGGGACTAACCctatccctgcccccctgcagaaTGAGAGCAACAAAGGGAACTTTGAGAAGATGATCGAGGCACTGAAGGGCAGCAAGAACGGGAAGCGCATCGGGGTCTTCAGCAAGGACAAGTTCCCCGGGGAGTTCATGAAGAACTGGAATGATTGCCTCAGCAAGGAGGGCTTCGAGAAGGTGTGCTGGGTGGcaggatgggtgggggggagctcctcctgttcccctcccttcccccgtcTCTGGCTTTGCAGGCGGATATCAGTGGGGTTGTGGCCTTATGCCGAGGCAGGGATGTGAGAAGCTCTACCTGCTCCCCTCACCACTCTCCCTGTCCCTGGAACAGGTAGATATCAGCGCAGTCGTGGCCTATACTATCGCAGTGAAGGAGGACGGGGAACTGAACCTGATGCGCAAAGCGGCCGCCATCACCTCTGAGGTCTTTAACAAATTCTTCAAGGAGCGGGTCATGGAGATTGTCGACGCTGATGAGGTGAGAGGGTAGGGAGGCCCCAGGGGTGTGGTGGGGTGAGCTGTGGATGGGATGTGGGGGCTGGTAGGGGGTGAGCCATGGCTTGGAGGTGGTGGCAGGGGGCTGGTATGGGGTGAGCCGCGGCTTGGAGGTGAATTGGACCTGGGACGCTGGCAAATCCTGTGGTCCATCTGGCTGTTCCTACTCGAAGTCTCCATGTGCCCCACAGAAAGTGCGGCACAGCAAGCTGGCAGAGTCGGTGGAGAAGGCCATCGAGGAGAAGAAGTACCTGTCAGGGGCTGACCCCTCCACAGTGGAGATGTGCTATCCCCCCATCATCCAGAGCGGCGGCAACTACAACCTCAAGTTCAGTGTCGTCAGGTCAGTGCCCGCAGGGCTCCTAGccctcccacccagccaccccACCCCTACCTCTGCTGAGCAGGCAGATGAGGGCCAGGGTCAGTCCTCGCTTCCCCCAGAACCGCCCAACACTGGAGACTTGTCTCCCGAGAGGTGTCAgggagctggtgctgctggctgggttGGGTCGGTCTGTCTGGTCCTGCCTTTTCCAAGATCCAGGGACTCCTGGCTCAGCCCCCAGCCACCCCATGCCCAGCCCATGACTAGTGCCTCCCCGAAATCCACCTCTCTCTGTCCATCCACCAGCGACAAGAACCACATGCACTTTGGGGCCATCACCTGCGCCATGGGCATCCGCTACAAATCCTATTGCTCCAACCTGGTGCGCACGCTCATGGTGGACCCGCCCCAGGAGGTGCAGGACAACTATACCTTTCTGCTGCAGTTGCAGGAGGAGATGCTCAAGGAGCTGCGGCAtggtgagtggggggaggggaggtgcgctagggaagtggggaggggtcCTGCTGCCTGATGGGAGGAGGGGCGGTGGAGGATGTCACACTGCCCGGCtcccagggagtgggaggggaacgtgatgctgccctggcccaggtgggagggaaggggaggacatCGCGCCACCTGGTGCTCATGCTGAGACTCCCCCAGGCGTGAAGCTGTGCGAGGTCTATGCTGCCATCATGGATGTGGTGAAGAAGCAGAAACCGGAGCTGCTGAACAAGATCACCAAGAACCTGGGGTAAGAaactgccccccaactcccactaCACAAACCCACACGCACTGCACACCCTGCATCGCCCGCCCCGAGTCTGCTTAGCATGAGCATCCAGAACCTAGGGGAAGAGAACCCTGCTCCAGGTTCCAGCCGCAGCCCAGTCCCCATGTGCCCAGGGCCTGCACAGCTCAGCCTGGCTCAGGGGTGAGGCGCCAGGCTCCTGCTGGAGTGGTCCCTGTAATACCTGTTCAGCCTGGAGTAGTCCCTGTAATACCTGCCCCCAGGTCTATGGGGTGGGAGCATTGCCGGGGCCAGAGGGTGGCTATGGGTAATGTGACTGCCCCCTGGACTTTTCACAGATTTGCCATGGGCATTGAGTTCAGAGAGGGCTCCCTCGTCATCAACAGCAAGAACCAGCACCGGCTCAAGAAAGGTGAGAGGCacgcctacacacacacacacatcacttcTTGCTGATTCCATCGCATCCCCATGCCCTGAGAGCCAGAGCCAGCTTAGTTATGGGGAGAGACCCCTATTGTCTTCACAGTCAGGTATCCAGTCCCTACACCACCCCCTATGCAGCCCTTGAGGCTCGAAATCTCTTTTCCTGCAGGCGGGGGCCTCCCCTAAATCATATGTAGGGTGGGATATCCTGCTCGTGTATAGCTCCGTGTGCACCTGCTGCCTGTGCATGTGGACTGGTTGGCGACTGCTGACCTCCCTGCATGTCCCCCgggccctgccaccccagcctgGACCTCCCTGAGCCGTGTCACCCCCTTTTTCATCTGGCTGGCAGGGATGGTATTCAGCATCAACGTGGGCTTCTCCGACCTGACCAACAAGGAAGGAAAGAAACCAGAGGAGCGAACATACGCACTGTTCATTGGGGACACCGTGCTGGTGGAtgaggtgggtgtggggggttggGCCGCAAGGTTATTTGGGGAGCACCATGCTGGTGGATGAGGTGTGTGGAGGGGCCGGAGGGTTATTTGGGGGGCACTGTGctggtggggatggggctggagggTTATTTGGGGGGCaccgtgggggtgggggccatgCAGGGTTATTTGGGGGGCACCATGCTGGTGGATGGGGGCCGCACAGGGTGAGTAttttctgcttctctgccccatgTGCGTTTATGGGCTGCCATCTGTTCCACCCCCCGACTCTCTCTTTGCTCTCCAAGGACGGCCCGGCCACCATTCTCACCTCTGTTAAGAAGAAGGTCAAAAACGTTGGCATCTTCCTTAAGgtgaggctgggggtgtgggagaggtTGGGGGAAGGCAGACTCGATATCAGAGCAGGGCATGTGGGGGCTCCCATACTTCGGTGGCAGGGAGTTCTGCGTGGAGGAGGGGATGACAGAAGATCCCCaaggtgctgggtgggggtgggcctggggaGACACTATGGGGCCAAGTGGCAACATTTCATAGATCTGTAGGTTCCCacggcagaagggaccattacgactCTCTGGTCTGACATTCTGCAGAATGAAAGCCAGCAAACGTCCCCAGCGTAAGTCCTAGCACATCCCTTCCAGGGTGCTGGAGGATGAAGGGTGCGGGGAAACTTGGGGGCAGAGGTGTAAAGGGTGGGGGGACCAGCTCTGACCATTCTGTCCATCTCCCACAGaatgaagatgaggaggaggaagaggaggagaaggacgaGGCTGAAGACCTGCTGGGTCGCAGCTCCcgagcagcagcactgctgacggAGCGGACGCGGGTGCGGTTCCTCCTGCCATGGGGAGCTGGCCAGGGCTGGTTGGGCTCCAGAGCCCACGTGGGACACCTGGCGGGGCCCCTGCAGctagaaggggctgggggagctaaCTTCCTcacaagggaggggctggggaccaTGCTTCTATGGGACTGGGGCTGAGTGGTCCCTGTGGCTGCAGGGCTGCCTCGGGCAGGGTGGTGGCTGGGCTGCTGAGCTGGGGTCTGGGTCTGCGCCTCACTCGCATTCCTGCTACCGCCAGAATGAGCTGACGGCGGAGGAGAAGCGTCGAGCCCACCAGAAGGAGCTGGCCATGCAGCTCAACGAGGAGGCCAAGCGGCGGCTGACGGAGCAGAAGGGCGAGCAGCAGATCCAGAAGTGAGTGGAAGGGGAACTCGGGGGTGAGAGCAGATCTAGGAGTGAGTGGGGAgacgggggggcagggaggggagtgaCTCTAGAAGTGAGTGGGAGAAGAGCCTAGAGGTGGGGTGAGCAGATCCAGAAGTGAGTTGTGGGGAAGTGGATCCAGAAGTGGAGCAGGCTTCGGGGTTGCTATCTGTCACTCTGTGTTTATGTATGTTTGGGAGGGCCTGGGTGGGAGCTGTATCTGTGGGTGATCTGGTGTTCCTTGGAAGTGTGGTGCCGGAGGAGGAACACTGTGCCGTTTTTTGGAGGGAAGCTGTGCGTGCTTGCTGGATATTTGGGGGCCCTAGAGGCTGTGCCGTGTTTTGGAGGGAAGCTGTGTGTGCCTGTTGGATATCTGGGGGCCCCTGGAGACTGTGCTGTGTttcatcttcccccaccccacccagggccCGCAAATCGAACATCTCCTACAAGAACCCATCACTGATGCCCAAGGAGCCACACATCCGGGAGATGAAGATCTACATTGACAAAAAATACGAGACTGTCATCATGCCAGTCTTTGGCATCGCCACACCCTTCCACATCGCCACCATCAAGGTATGGGGGGCTGGGTAATGGGGGGCCTGCATGCTTCTACATGGCCACCGTCAGCCCGGGAAGGTGACTTCTCAGCACACAGGACAGGGAGGGGGTTAGGGAACCTGTTGGTTTGAGGTTTGTGTTGGTCCTTCAGCTCAAAGGAAAGTGGGGGCCGTTTCCCACAGAGGCTCTGCCTCGAGGGGCCATGCAGGCAGGagccctggggagtgggggggttacaggcaggagctctggggagtgtagctggggggCGGTTGCTGGTGGGAACCCTGGGGAATGGagcaggggggtgaggggaagggggtttaCAGGTGGGAGCCGGGGTACAGAGAAGTCCCCAGCCACATTCAGGGCACACAATCTGACTGACCTCCCGAACTCCCCATGGTGCAGAACATCAGCATGTCGGTGGAGGGTGACTACACCTACTTGCGCATCAACTTCTACTGCCCAGGCAGTGCCCTGGGGCGCAACGAGGGCAACATCTTCCCCAACCCCGAGGCCACCTTCGTCAAGGAGATGTGAGTGCCCCCttccactgcccccccaccctctgcccactGCTTGAACGAccttccccaacccctcccctgcaagCCCCCTCgagccccaggctgggctgggactcGGGACTCCTGGCTCTGGCATACTctggctgtgtgacctgggcTCTTGGTCTCTGTACACGGGGGAGCTTAACAGCCTGCTGTATGGGGCAGCGGGGAGACTAGGCACCAGCTTTCTGTGCGGGCTGGGCACCCAAGTGCCCCAtgggctgtgtggggcaggggctgcataCGTGCAGTGCTGTTATGGCCAGTAACCGCTTACCGCGCCTCCCCCAGCACGTATCGTGCCTCCAACATGAAAACGCCGGGTGAGCAGACGGTGCCAGCCCTCAACCTGCAGAACGCCTTCCGCATCATCAAGGAGGTGCAGAAACGCTACAAGACccgggaggcagaggagaaggagaaggaggtgaGCCAGGAGTGGAGAGCCTGGGAAAAGCTGACCCCATATCCCAGTCTCGGGCAGAGACACTAACAGACCCGGGAGGCTCTGTGCTCCGCGGGATCTCACTCCCTGGCTCTCGTCTCCTCTCTCTAGGGCATTGTCAAGCAAGACTCGCTCATCATTAACCTGAACCGGAGCAATCCTAAGCTAAAGGACCTGTACATCCGGCCCAACATCGCCCAGAAGAGGATGCAAGGCTCACTGGAGGCCCACGTCAATGGTAAgggccccttcccccagcccactTTGCTCCTAGCCCCAGTCCAGGGACCGCCTCCTCCTAGTTGCGCTCCAGCCCAAGGGTCCCCTCTCACTGTCTGTCTCTTGGGCAGGTTTCCGCTTCACCTCTGTGCGGGGAGACAAGGTCGACATTCTGTACAACAACATCAAACATGCGCTGTTCCAGCCCTGCGACGGGGAGATGATCATCGTGCTGCACTTCCACCTCAAGGTAGGGCCCCTGCGCCCCCCAGGAACCATCTCCGGGCCTGATTttgccctgctctgtgcagggctggggtggtCTCTTGCAGGTTTTGACCcgggggctggtgtggggtgtGAGAGACTCAATGGAGCCTTCATGCCCCCCCTCCATTCCCCCAGAATGCTATCATGTTTGGGAAGAA containing:
- the SUPT16H gene encoding FACT complex subunit SPT16, with protein sequence MALSLDREAYYRRVKRLYGNWQKGEDDYANIDAIVVSVGVDEEIVYAKSTALQTWLFGYELTDTIMVFCEDKILFMASKKKVEFLKQIANSKGSENANGVPAITLLVREKNESNKGNFEKMIEALKGSKNGKRIGVFSKDKFPGEFMKNWNDCLSKEGFEKVDISAVVAYTIAVKEDGELNLMRKAAAITSEVFNKFFKERVMEIVDADEKVRHSKLAESVEKAIEEKKYLSGADPSTVEMCYPPIIQSGGNYNLKFSVVSDKNHMHFGAITCAMGIRYKSYCSNLVRTLMVDPPQEVQDNYTFLLQLQEEMLKELRHGVKLCEVYAAIMDVVKKQKPELLNKITKNLGFAMGIEFREGSLVINSKNQHRLKKGMVFSINVGFSDLTNKEGKKPEERTYALFIGDTVLVDEDGPATILTSVKKKVKNVGIFLKNEDEEEEEEEKDEAEDLLGRSSRAAALLTERTRNELTAEEKRRAHQKELAMQLNEEAKRRLTEQKGEQQIQKARKSNISYKNPSLMPKEPHIREMKIYIDKKYETVIMPVFGIATPFHIATIKNISMSVEGDYTYLRINFYCPGSALGRNEGNIFPNPEATFVKEITYRASNMKTPGEQTVPALNLQNAFRIIKEVQKRYKTREAEEKEKEGIVKQDSLIINLNRSNPKLKDLYIRPNIAQKRMQGSLEAHVNGFRFTSVRGDKVDILYNNIKHALFQPCDGEMIIVLHFHLKNAIMFGKKRHTDVQFYTEVGEITTDLGKHQHMHDRDDLYAEQMEREMRHKLKTAFKNFIEKVEALTKEELEFEVPFRDLGFNGAPYRSTCLLQPTSSALVNCTEWPPFVVTLDEVELIHFERVQFHLKNFDMVIVYKDYSKKVTMINAIPVASLDPIKEWLNSCDLKYTEGVQSLNWTKIMKTIVDDPEGFFEQGGWSFLEPEGEGSDAEVGESESEIEDETFNPSEDEYEEEEEDSDEDYSSEAEESDYSKESMGSEEESGKDWDELEEEARKADRESRYEEEEEQSRSLSRKRKGPAHSSSRRSSHSRSPGRSSGPPKKKRK